CGAAATCGGTGTCATCGAGAACGACGATTTCATCGCCGGGCCGATTTAAGAGAACATTAAGGACCACGCGGGATACACGCAATTCCGAATTTGCATCATGCAAGAGCATCTTTGCGGAAACCAAGCGCTCCTGCAGGATTAAGATGTCGAGAGTATCGGCATGACCGATCCGGGCGTTGGTCAGGGTCATTTCCCAGTACTGGCGGAGCCGGTCGATTTTATCTTCAATCGCCCGAACCTTTTCCCCGTTTTCGAGGACCGATATATAAGCTGTAGTGATGGCATATTTGAGATCGAGTTCGGCCTGCCTGAGGTTGGCTTCCTCTATTTGCAGATTTTTTTGAGCAATATGGACCGCCTTGACGGCCGCGTATGAGAATAATTTCTGATCGAGGATGATATCGGCTGAGAACTCGCGGTTCAGGATATCGTTGTAAACGGCCGCCGAGCTTTCATTATCAGATGCAGCAGCTTCCAGATTCAGCCTGATATCGGGATAGAACGCCGAATAGGCTTTTCCGGCCGCGGCTATCGCTTTTTGATAGAGAGCCTTGTTTCCCAGCATCGAAACATTCTCACGCAGCGCCTGGTCGATGGCTGCAGCCAGGGTGTATTTCGGCGCCTCTTCACCGGGCAGGGCCGGAATGGTTCTGGCATTATTGATATTGCTGCGATCGAAATTAATATTGAGTTTTCGGGCGGATTCAAGGTTAAGGCACATGGCGGGGGCCTCATTGATGACGGTCGGAAGCGAAGCCGGGACGGCGCCATGGATAATCTGCATAATTTTATAGGCGGTAAACCGGGCCAGCGGCAGATCGGGCCGGACGCAGTTGGCGGCGGTGGCGCCTTTTTCAAGAAGCAGGTAACCTTCCGACGTGAAGGTCGGCACGCGAGCCATTATGGTTTCGCTGAGAAACTGCTGCATCTGTTCCAGCTCCATTCCCCACATGGGCGGGAGATAGAGAGCATCGCATTGATCCTGAATATTGGCGAAGGAAAGAAAAAAGCTGAACAGGCCTTCGGGCGAATAATCCTCGGCCGAGACAATACGGGCATTGAAACGGTCGGCGGCCAGGGCCAGTCTCGATTTCACGGCGGCGGACTCATCGGCCGACGGGAAATAAAGACAGCCGATTCTTCTCGGCGAGAATAATTTCTGAATGGTTTCGATATCCGACTCGATTTTGCCGGGGTGATAATTTACGGTCAAATTTTCCGCGATCGGCCGGCCAAAAGCGTCAATCAGCCCCTGATCCAGAGGGTCAAACTGGCTGATACCGACAATGGCCCCTATGTAGCCGGCCTCGAGTAAATCTTCCACCACCCACGGTCCGGCGGCGATCACGATATCGATGTCCTTCATCCGGGTGTAATCGCGGCCATAGGAGCGGCAGATATCGCGCTTCCACTCGGCGCTCCGATAGCCCTGCGGCTCGAAGACAATATCCAGGCTGTCGCCGGCCATTTGCTCCAGCTCGGCTTTAATCGCGTTATTGAGAACCTTGTGAGAATAATACTGCCCGCCTTCGAAGTAGCCCATTCGGATGATTCTCCTGGTATTCTGGGCGCTGCCGGACGAGGCCGACAGTATGACAAGAACAAATATATACACTATCAACTTTTTCAGCATATCAACAACCTCTATGTAATTTACATATTTATAGGTTATACCAAGATAAGGTAAAATGTTCAGGTTTTCAACTCATATGGAAGACCGGGATTAAATCAATCGGTAGGCCATAAAAAGCGGAAAGAGCACGTTTAATGATATAATCAGGCCCAGGACGATATAACCCGCTTTAAGCCAGAGCGGTTTTGCGGAAGCCGCAATAATCATATAGGCCGGAAATATGATCAGGTAGTGCCGGTAAATCGACATCGTCGTGCCGGTTGTCAGCGAAAAAAGGTAAAGAACAAGGGCGGTTATCCAGAGTTCTTTCTTCAGCCGGAACGGCATAAAAAGCAGAAAAATCAGCCCATACCAGATTATAGCCAGGTTTTCCGGGCCAAAGATCGGTTCCTTGAACAGGTTTTTCAGCATTATCCAGAAGGGAAAGGCCCAGGTTCGGTCATACTTGGCCTGAAAATGCAGCTGCAGGAAGAAATCATCAAACTTGAAATAAAAATAGGTCCAGAGCAGAAGCAGGCCTAATCCAAAAGGAATCAAATTTCCGAAAAGAGACGCCCACTTAGAAATTGGTTTTTCGGAACCGCCGGATTTCTTATGTTCGGCCAGATACCAGACCAACGGAATCACGGCAATCAGGATGCCGGTGGGGTATGTCAGCGACAGGGCCATGGCTGTCAGGAAGAGAACAATGCTTCTGGTTATTCCCTCGGGCCGGTACAGCATTATCAAATAAACCATGAACAGAAGCATAAATAGCGCATAGGGGAAGCCGGTCAGCAGGTAAAATGAAGCCGGCCCGCAGGCCAGCGCCGTAAGCGTGATTATGGCTGCTTTCAGACCATAGTGACGAAGCATGAAATGGAACAGGAGAACAAAAGAAATAAAGACAAAAGCAAAGGTCAGCCCGATGAACGTATATTTCGAGGAGCCCCCGAGCATGGGCCGGAACAACTTCACCACCAGCGGCCACATCGGATACCATCCCGAATTGCCGCATATGTCCCCGGCCCGGCCGTCAACGCCGGGAGTGCAAGGGTGCACATCATAGCCGGTCTCGGAAATATCCAGATAATGTTTAACATCCCAGACCGGCAGGAAGAAATACTGGTTGTTCCGTTTCTCGGATATGCCCACATATATGGCCGTAAAGGCCAGATATATCAAAACGGGAATCAGATATATTTTAATTGTTTTGATATTAATCACTTCAATGTTTAAGAATGATGTAAATTGTCATTTTGGCAACTCTTTTTTTCGCGAAAATCGTAATACGAGGGAGATTAATACTTGTTGACAATCAGGGTGGCGATGAATATTAATGGGAATTGATCGGAGGTAAACCGGAGTATGGCTGGGGAATCTGATAAATGAAAATTATTATAGTCGGAGGCGGGGTCGTCGGTTATAGTCTGGCGGAGCATCTTGTGCAGGGCCATCACGATATCTCGCTGATAGAGGTTGACTCGAAAGCCTGTCAGGATATCACCGAACGGCTGGATATAAAGATAATTTGCGGCAGCGGCAGTTCTCCCCGGCTTCTGGAAGACGCCGGTATCAAGGGGGCCGACATGATATTGGCCGTAACGCCCATCGACGAACTCAATATTCTGGTCTGCGCCATCGCCCGGCAGTATAAAGTCCCGACCCGTATCGCGCGGATCCGCAGCAATGAGTTCCGCAGCGAGGATGCCGGCATCGATATCAGCGAAATGGGCGTGACCCTGGTGATCGATCCCGAGAGTGTTCTGGTTGATTCCATAACGCAATTTGTCGAGACGCCCGGCGCCACCGATGCGGCCAATTTCCAGCACGGGAATGTCTTGATGCGGGGCTATACGGTCACTGAAGAGATGTCGATTGCCCACAAAAAACTCCGTGAAATCCGCCAGGATACCCATGATCACCCCATGCTTTTTATCGCCATCGTTCGCGAGGGTAAAGCGGTGATTCCCGACGGCGATTATGTCGTCAATCCCGGTGATGACATTTTCGGGATTTTTCCGCGGTCGTCACTTGATACCTATCTCGGCCTGTTCAACAGAACCAGAAAGGATGTGGACAATGTCATTATCAGCGGCGACAGCCTTACCGCCATTCTGCTGGCGGACGCTCTTCAGAAATTTGTCCCCAAGGTGGTGCTGGTCGATCCTAATGCGGATCATGCCCGGCACGCCGCCGATATATTGAACAATGTCGAGATAATTCACGGTGAATGCACCGACTCGGCCATACTCAATGAAGTCTATGTCCGGAATGCCAAATTCTTTATCGGAGTGGCGCGGGAGACGGATTATAATATTATGTCGGCGCTTCTGGCCAAGGCGGAAGGCGCCCGCGAGGTGATCGCCGTTTCTGCCGAGGGTCAGCACGACCGGCTCTTTACATCGATCGGTATCGATCACGTCATCCAGCCGAGGCTGGCCATCGCCCGCGAGATTTTGGAAGCCATCAATCGCGGAGAGATCGGGCGGCTGACGAGAATCAGGGATCTCGACATCGAGGCCATTCGAATCACGGCGGGTGAAGGAAGCCCCATCACCGGCAGGCCGCTTCAGCACGTTCGCAGCAAAATTCAGAAAGGTTCGATCATCGGGACAATCCTGCGCGGCGATGAAATGATCATTCCTGATGGCAACACCATCATCGAGCCGGGCGATCAGATGATTCTTATTACATATTCAAAAGATGTTTCGCGGGCCAAGAAATTATTTAAATCCCGATAGCGTCCAGGTAAAAGATGAATAAGAAAACGGTCTTCTATGTTATCGGCAAGTTAATGATTGTCATGGCCGGAATCCTGCTGGTGCCGCTGGCGATTTCATTTTACTACGATTTTCCCGAGAGTATTTCACACCTGTTCCATGATCCCGAAAAGATCGGTTTTGTCATATCCATCATTCTTTCGGCGCTGGCCGGTTTTACGCTCGCGACAGTATTCAGGTCCGATAAAGAACTCGAGGGAATCAAGGAAGGCTTTGCCATTGTCACGCTGGGCTGGGTGACTCTGGCATTCTGGGGGGCAATACCGTTCTTTGTATATTTCATTTCGGGCTCGGGCGACTGCACGTTCGGCCTGATGATCCGTTGTTTCACCGATGCCTACTTCGAGATTTGCAGCGGTTTCACGACCACCGGGGCAACCATCCTGAACGATATCGAAATCGTTCCGAAGGGTCTGCTGTTCTGGCGGTCACTGACCCACTGGCTGGGCGGCATGGGTATTATCACGCTGGCCATCGCCATTTTCCCGGCCATGGGAGTCTCCGGGTACCATATGTTCAGGGGCGAGGTTCCCGGCCCGACAGCCGAGCGGATTCAACCGCGTCTGGCGCAGACAGCCGCGATACTGTGGGGGGTATATGCCCTGCTATCGGCGATAGAGACGGGACTGCTGATGTTTGGCGGCATGGATCTGTTCGACGCGCTGTGCCATACCTTCGGAACCATGGCCACAGGCGGTTTTTCCACCAGGAACGCGTCGATCGGCTATTATAACAGCAATTATATTGACTGGGTAATTACTATTTTCATGTTTCTGGCCGGAGTCAATTTCCTGATTCACTACCGGGTCCTGCGCGGCAATTTTTCCGATTTGAAAACAAATAAGGAATTCGTTTTTTATACATCGACCATCCTGATAACTATTGTTGTCTTCACCGGTATTCTTTACTGGGCCGGTATCAAGCCGACCGAAAAAGCGGCCGAACATTTTCAGCATCAGCCTCGCACATTTGAACATTTCGGGCGGCATGTGGCATCCGAGGAGGCCAAAGTGGCCACGGTTTACGGATCGGTACGCCAATCGGCCTTTCAAGTTGTTTCCATCGTTACTACAACCGGCTATGGTACGGCGGATTTCGATCTGTGGCCCGATTTCTGCCGTTTCGCCCTACTGTTTCTGATGTTCTGGGGTGGCTGCGCGGGCTCGACCGGCGGCGGTATGAAAATGGTCCGGATAATGGTAGTCCTCAAGGTCGGCTGGCGCGAATTGAAAAAAATGATCAAACCTCATTTAGTAGCGCCGCTGAAAATAGGCGGCATCAGTATGGATGAACAACGGGTGATAAATATCGGGGCCTTCTTTATCTTATTCATCGTTATTTTTGTGGCCTGCTCGCTGGTCATGACCTTATTCATTCCCGATCTGGTGACATCGATTGCAACGGTTGCGGCCACCATGGGGAATATCGGTCCCGGCCTTAACGGTGTCGGCTCGACTCAAACCTACGCCTGGATACCGGTGCCCGGCAAATGGGTGCTGATTATATGCATGCTGTTGGGAAGACTGGAAATATTTACGATTCTTCTGGCCCTGCGGCCGTCATTCTGGCAGAAATAGATTCCTGCACGCCCTATCAATTGACCTTTTTGTACAATTTAATATAGCTTGACAGCATTTCTTTCTTGCGGCTGCGGTAATTTTCAAAATTCTCGAACTGCTCGACCGGCAGGATATAATCGGTGAAGACACTGCTTAAACTCACTTTGATCGTATCCAACGCATTTTGGATTCGGCATGAGGATTTCCCCAGTGCAAATTCGACACTGTCGTCGGGCGGGATATAAATCGAATCGAGCTCAAGCAGCGTGTCCCAGGTTATTACGATATTTTCCCGAAATATATAGGGGTAGCCCCAGTCCACCGCTATATCGCGGCCATCCAGATCAAGAGTCTCGGAACTGCC
The candidate division Zixibacteria bacterium HGW-Zixibacteria-1 genome window above contains:
- a CDS encoding Trk system potassium transporter TrkA — translated: MKIIIVGGGVVGYSLAEHLVQGHHDISLIEVDSKACQDITERLDIKIICGSGSSPRLLEDAGIKGADMILAVTPIDELNILVCAIARQYKVPTRIARIRSNEFRSEDAGIDISEMGVTLVIDPESVLVDSITQFVETPGATDAANFQHGNVLMRGYTVTEEMSIAHKKLREIRQDTHDHPMLFIAIVREGKAVIPDGDYVVNPGDDIFGIFPRSSLDTYLGLFNRTRKDVDNVIISGDSLTAILLADALQKFVPKVVLVDPNADHARHAADILNNVEIIHGECTDSAILNEVYVRNAKFFIGVARETDYNIMSALLAKAEGAREVIAVSAEGQHDRLFTSIGIDHVIQPRLAIAREILEAINRGEIGRLTRIRDLDIEAIRITAGEGSPITGRPLQHVRSKIQKGSIIGTILRGDEMIIPDGNTIIEPGDQMILITYSKDVSRAKKLFKSR
- a CDS encoding potassium transporter, which translates into the protein MNKKTVFYVIGKLMIVMAGILLVPLAISFYYDFPESISHLFHDPEKIGFVISIILSALAGFTLATVFRSDKELEGIKEGFAIVTLGWVTLAFWGAIPFFVYFISGSGDCTFGLMIRCFTDAYFEICSGFTTTGATILNDIEIVPKGLLFWRSLTHWLGGMGIITLAIAIFPAMGVSGYHMFRGEVPGPTAERIQPRLAQTAAILWGVYALLSAIETGLLMFGGMDLFDALCHTFGTMATGGFSTRNASIGYYNSNYIDWVITIFMFLAGVNFLIHYRVLRGNFSDLKTNKEFVFYTSTILITIVVFTGILYWAGIKPTEKAAEHFQHQPRTFEHFGRHVASEEAKVATVYGSVRQSAFQVVSIVTTTGYGTADFDLWPDFCRFALLFLMFWGGCAGSTGGGMKMVRIMVVLKVGWRELKKMIKPHLVAPLKIGGISMDEQRVINIGAFFILFIVIFVACSLVMTLFIPDLVTSIATVAATMGNIGPGLNGVGSTQTYAWIPVPGKWVLIICMLLGRLEIFTILLALRPSFWQK